One region of Skermanella mucosa genomic DNA includes:
- a CDS encoding AI-2E family transporter: MSRRRQRRFWLITAVVTFVALYVLRDMLLPFVAGMAIAYFLDPVADRLERMGTPRWLATTGVLLFFVLCLVLVLILLVPLIQAQVVQLVETLPRIVAWVNNTAIPTAEGLLTQLSPEDLERLRTAIGSYAGEVVGWLGTVLQSIVTGGVALFDVLTLLFITPIVAFYLLRDWDVMIGTIHGWLPRQHAATILDQVNEIDRTLAGFVRGQATVCLVLGLFYGVALSVFGLNFGLVVGSIAGLLSFIPYVGSLVGFVSSVGIALVQYDTWTPVVVVVVIFLVGQAVEGNFLTPKLVGDKVGLHPVWVMFALLAGGSLFGFVGVLMAVPVAAVIGVLTRFALQQYLSSSYYSGPDSGPADEAWRP; encoded by the coding sequence ATGAGCCGGCGGCGCCAGCGCCGCTTCTGGCTGATCACGGCGGTCGTCACTTTCGTGGCGCTCTACGTGCTGCGCGACATGCTGCTGCCCTTCGTGGCCGGCATGGCGATCGCCTATTTCCTCGATCCGGTCGCCGACCGCCTGGAGCGGATGGGAACGCCGCGCTGGCTCGCCACGACCGGCGTCCTGCTGTTCTTCGTGCTCTGCCTCGTCCTCGTTCTGATCCTGCTGGTTCCCCTGATCCAGGCGCAGGTGGTCCAACTGGTCGAGACCTTGCCGCGCATCGTCGCCTGGGTGAACAATACGGCGATCCCCACCGCCGAGGGCCTGCTTACCCAGCTGTCCCCCGAGGACCTGGAGCGGCTGCGCACCGCCATCGGTTCCTACGCCGGAGAGGTGGTCGGCTGGCTAGGCACCGTCCTGCAGTCGATCGTGACCGGCGGCGTCGCCCTGTTCGACGTGCTGACCCTGCTGTTCATCACGCCCATCGTCGCCTTCTACCTGCTGCGCGACTGGGACGTGATGATCGGGACCATCCATGGCTGGCTGCCCCGGCAGCACGCCGCGACGATCCTGGACCAGGTCAACGAGATCGACAGGACGCTGGCCGGGTTCGTCCGCGGGCAGGCCACCGTCTGCCTCGTGCTCGGGCTGTTCTACGGCGTCGCCCTGTCGGTCTTCGGGCTGAATTTCGGGCTCGTGGTCGGATCGATCGCCGGGCTGCTGTCCTTCATCCCCTATGTCGGGTCGCTGGTCGGCTTCGTGTCGAGCGTCGGGATCGCACTGGTCCAGTACGATACCTGGACGCCGGTGGTCGTCGTGGTCGTGATCTTCCTGGTCGGGCAGGCGGTGGAGGGCAACTTCCTCACGCCCAAGCTGGTCGGCGATAAGGTCGGGCTGCACCCCGTCTGGGTGATGTTCGCGCTGCTCGCGGGCGGCAGCCTGTTCGGCTTCGTCGGCGTGCTGATGGCGGTTCCGGTCGCGGCGGTGATCGGCGTGCTCACCCGGTTCGCGCTACAGCAGTACCTGTCAAGCTCCTACTATTCGGGTCCGGATTCGGGTCCTGCGGACGAGGCTTGGCGGCCGTGA
- a CDS encoding CDP-alcohol phosphatidyltransferase family protein, which translates to MSIPNIITMGRLLSVPLAVWLILDGELFWAFWLFVAAGVSDAVDGFIARAFRARTMLGGYLDPLADKALLVSVYLTLGHTGYLPLWLVILVVFRDILIVGGVLLLYTLKESFAMQPSFISKVNTTMQIALAALVLSTFGLGLTEPPVDLAWITPIMTWAVAVTTVWSGLGYVVTGSRLLSRLGGTK; encoded by the coding sequence ATGAGCATTCCCAACATCATCACCATGGGGCGCCTGCTGTCGGTGCCCCTGGCGGTGTGGCTCATCCTGGACGGCGAGCTGTTCTGGGCGTTCTGGCTGTTCGTCGCCGCCGGCGTTTCCGACGCGGTGGACGGATTCATCGCGCGCGCCTTCCGGGCGCGCACCATGTTGGGCGGCTACCTGGACCCGCTGGCCGACAAGGCGCTGCTGGTCAGCGTCTATCTGACGCTCGGCCATACCGGGTATCTTCCCCTTTGGCTTGTGATCCTGGTGGTGTTTCGCGATATCCTGATCGTCGGCGGCGTGTTGCTGCTCTACACGCTCAAGGAGTCGTTCGCGATGCAGCCGTCCTTCATCAGCAAGGTCAATACAACCATGCAGATCGCCCTGGCGGCGCTCGTCCTGTCCACATTCGGGCTGGGCTTGACGGAACCGCCGGTGGACCTGGCCTGGATCACGCCGATCATGACCTGGGCGGTGGCCGTGACCACCGTCTGGTCGGGGCTGGGCTACGTGGTGACGGGAAGCCGGCTGCTCAGCCGGCTCGGCGGCACGAAATGA
- a CDS encoding DUF2066 domain-containing protein — MLHRRPLACLFQLVLGIVLLAFSGPARAQESSDIFTVKDVAVDVTADNAAAARDRAITEAQRKAFAELYGRLSPVPGARPPELSDLEVARLVQDFEVQRERSSAVRYLATLTVRFRPANVRTLLQDKGASYVEVRSRPVLVLPVYQSSGNPPVLWEDRSAWRAAWENFPPPQGMVPIVVPYGELTDIADVSAATALEGDTGGFNAIAERYGASDVLVAVLGVRGAEPDPSQPNTVRLTRYSPDGSKRSDTVTVPAAPGQTVDAYLAGGVAAVVRSLDEKWRQANTVAAGPEQTMQVAVPIARLDDWVQTKRRLSQVPTVTRADLMSLTRTAARVELTYRGTPEVLATALSQQDLELTEAPPLDQAAAQAGLPAVPGTVAAPVSVLGPAGQPIGVYQTGPVWQLRWAGSQASGPVGRTFR; from the coding sequence ATGCTTCACCGCCGTCCGCTGGCATGCCTGTTCCAGCTAGTCCTCGGCATCGTCCTGCTGGCTTTTTCCGGCCCGGCAAGGGCTCAGGAAAGCAGCGATATCTTCACCGTGAAGGACGTCGCGGTCGACGTCACGGCGGACAATGCCGCGGCGGCGCGCGACCGGGCGATCACCGAGGCCCAGCGCAAGGCGTTCGCCGAACTCTACGGCCGCCTGAGCCCCGTCCCCGGCGCCCGCCCGCCCGAACTGAGCGACCTGGAGGTGGCAAGGCTGGTCCAGGACTTCGAGGTGCAGCGGGAACGCAGTTCGGCGGTGCGCTACCTGGCGACGCTGACCGTACGCTTCCGCCCCGCGAACGTACGGACGCTGCTCCAGGACAAGGGCGCCAGCTATGTCGAGGTCCGCAGCCGGCCCGTGCTGGTACTGCCCGTCTACCAGTCGAGCGGCAATCCCCCGGTGCTGTGGGAGGACCGCAGCGCCTGGCGCGCCGCGTGGGAGAACTTCCCGCCGCCGCAGGGCATGGTTCCGATCGTCGTCCCCTATGGCGAGTTGACCGACATCGCCGATGTCAGCGCCGCCACCGCGCTGGAGGGCGATACCGGCGGGTTCAACGCGATCGCCGAGCGTTACGGCGCCAGCGACGTGCTGGTGGCGGTACTGGGCGTGCGCGGGGCGGAGCCCGACCCGTCCCAGCCCAACACCGTCAGGCTGACCCGCTATTCGCCGGACGGGTCGAAGCGCAGCGACACCGTCACGGTCCCCGCCGCTCCGGGCCAGACCGTGGACGCCTACCTGGCCGGCGGAGTAGCGGCGGTCGTCCGCTCGCTCGATGAGAAATGGCGGCAGGCCAACACCGTCGCCGCCGGGCCGGAGCAGACCATGCAGGTCGCCGTGCCGATCGCCCGCCTCGACGACTGGGTCCAGACCAAGCGGCGGCTTTCCCAGGTTCCGACCGTGACGCGCGCCGACCTGATGTCCCTGACCCGGACGGCGGCGCGGGTCGAACTGACATACCGGGGCACACCGGAGGTGCTGGCGACCGCGCTGTCCCAGCAGGATCTGGAACTGACCGAGGCGCCGCCGCTCGATCAGGCCGCCGCCCAGGCGGGCTTGCCGGCCGTTCCGGGAACGGTGGCGGCGCCCGTGTCCGTGCTGGGGCCGGCCGGGCAGCCGATCGGCGTCTACCAGACGGGACCCGTCTGGCAGTTGCGCTGGGCCGGATCGCAGGCATCGGGACCGGTCGGCCGCACCTTCCGGTGA
- the purM gene encoding phosphoribosylformylglycinamidine cyclo-ligase, which translates to MSTTPNNTGDAYKDAGVDIDAGAALVDAIKPLAKATARVGADAGLGGFGALFDLKAAGYKDPILVASTDGVGTKLKIAIAAGKHDTIGIDLVAMSVNDLVVQGAEPLFFLDYFATGKLDVAAGRDIVAGIAEGCRQAGCALIGGETAEMPGMYAGKDYDLAGFAVGAAERGQILTGADVAAGDVVLGLASSGVHSNGYSLVRRIVEKAGLSYQDEAPFAPGTTVAEALLTPTRIYVKPVLAAVRAGTVKALAHITGGGLTDNIPRVLPEGLGVSLDATAWPLLPVFRWMADSAVIGDDDLARTFNCGIGMVVIAAADKADETQRILREAGETVYRIGEVQPAIGDVERVVIDGVDTAWHG; encoded by the coding sequence ATCAGCACCACACCGAATAACACCGGCGACGCCTATAAGGATGCCGGTGTTGACATCGACGCCGGCGCTGCTCTCGTCGATGCGATCAAGCCGCTGGCGAAGGCGACCGCCCGGGTCGGGGCGGATGCGGGACTGGGCGGCTTCGGTGCCCTGTTCGACCTGAAGGCGGCCGGCTACAAGGACCCGATCCTGGTCGCCAGCACCGACGGCGTGGGCACCAAGCTGAAGATCGCCATCGCCGCCGGCAAGCACGATACCATCGGCATCGATCTCGTCGCCATGAGCGTCAACGACCTCGTGGTGCAGGGCGCCGAACCGCTGTTCTTCCTCGATTACTTCGCGACCGGAAAGCTCGACGTCGCGGCCGGCCGGGACATCGTCGCCGGCATCGCCGAGGGCTGCCGGCAGGCCGGGTGCGCCCTGATCGGCGGAGAGACGGCCGAGATGCCGGGCATGTACGCGGGCAAGGACTACGACCTCGCCGGTTTCGCCGTGGGGGCGGCCGAGCGCGGGCAGATCCTGACCGGTGCCGACGTGGCCGCGGGAGACGTGGTGCTCGGGCTGGCGTCGAGCGGCGTCCATTCCAACGGTTACTCGCTGGTGCGCCGGATCGTCGAGAAGGCCGGGCTGTCCTATCAGGACGAGGCGCCTTTCGCGCCGGGGACCACGGTCGCCGAGGCCCTGCTGACCCCGACCCGGATCTACGTCAAGCCGGTGCTGGCCGCCGTGCGGGCGGGCACCGTCAAGGCGCTGGCCCATATCACCGGCGGCGGCCTGACCGACAATATCCCCCGCGTGCTGCCCGAAGGCCTGGGCGTCTCGCTCGATGCCACGGCGTGGCCGCTGCTTCCGGTGTTCCGCTGGATGGCGGACTCGGCGGTCATCGGTGACGACGACCTGGCGCGCACCTTCAACTGCGGCATCGGCATGGTCGTCATCGCGGCGGCGGACAAGGCCGACGAGACGCAGCGCATCCTCAGGGAGGCCGGCGAGACGGTCTACCGGATCGGCGAAGTGCAGCCCGCGATCGGCGATGTCGAGCGCGTGGTGATCGACGGAGTGGACACGGCGTGGCACGGCTGA
- the purN gene encoding phosphoribosylglycinamide formyltransferase: protein MARLKVGVLISGRGSNLQALIDACADPCFPAEIVLVLSNKADAYGLERARAAGIPASVVSHRDFADKPGFEAAMDAALRSAGVDLVCLAGFMRLLTADFVERWRDRLINIHPSLLPSFKGLDTHARAIEAGVRFTGCTVHFVRPAMDEGPIIVQAVVPVLPDDDAHALGDRVLVAEHRCYPLALRLIAEGRARVEGERVVLSDSPPQPDGPVLNPPA, encoded by the coding sequence GTGGCACGGCTGAAGGTCGGTGTCCTGATCTCGGGCCGGGGAAGCAACCTCCAGGCCCTGATCGACGCCTGCGCCGATCCCTGCTTCCCGGCGGAGATCGTGCTGGTGCTGTCCAACAAGGCCGACGCCTATGGGCTGGAGCGCGCCAGGGCGGCCGGCATTCCCGCATCCGTCGTCAGCCACCGGGACTTCGCCGACAAGCCGGGTTTCGAGGCGGCCATGGACGCGGCGCTGAGGTCGGCCGGGGTCGATCTGGTCTGCCTCGCCGGTTTCATGCGGCTGCTGACGGCCGACTTCGTCGAGCGGTGGCGCGACCGGCTGATCAACATCCATCCCTCGCTGCTGCCCTCATTCAAGGGGCTCGACACCCACGCCCGCGCGATCGAGGCCGGCGTGAGGTTCACCGGATGCACCGTGCATTTCGTCCGCCCCGCCATGGACGAGGGACCGATCATCGTGCAGGCCGTGGTGCCTGTCCTGCCCGACGACGATGCCCATGCCCTGGGCGACCGCGTGCTGGTCGCCGAACACCGGTGCTATCCCCTGGCGCTCCGCCTGATCGCCGAGGGTAGGGCCCGGGTCGAGGGGGAACGGGTCGTGCTGTCCGACAGTCCGCCCCAACCGGACGGACCGGTACTTAATCCTCCCGCATGA
- a CDS encoding aa3-type cytochrome c oxidase subunit IV, with the protein MADNNDDLRNEEFRAHLETYERFTMLTKYGTIAVIAILVLMAIFLL; encoded by the coding sequence GTGGCCGACAATAACGACGATCTTCGGAACGAAGAGTTCCGCGCCCATTTGGAAACCTATGAGCGTTTCACCATGCTGACGAAGTACGGCACCATCGCCGTCATCGCCATCCTGGTTCTCATGGCGATCTTCCTGCTCTGA